The stretch of DNA TGTCCAGCGCTTTGCGACGAGCGATGCGTTCGGCCTCGGCAATGGCCTGGCGGTCGCCAAGCGGCGCCGTTGATAACGTTTCGGTCGTTTTATCGACGTGCTGATAGTAGAAGGAGACTTTACGCTTTCCGACATATTTCTGGATGCGCTCGGCGCCGGACAGAAATTCCCTACGCGAACGCGGTGAGGTTTGGTGCTTCGGCATGTTTTATAGTTACTTTCGTTTCGATGATACCCAGCTTGCGGTCGTGGTACGCGCGGGCCACGCGTGGCAGGCCCGTTGAGCCGACTTCAAATTTCCAGCGGTTCGAAGTCAGCCAAGAAACCATTTTGCTTCGCTGGTTCGGCTTACACTCGATCAGTTCGGCCAGTTCATTGGCGGTGAGATAGTTCACGGTTCGGTCCTTTCTGGCGCTTTGTCAGGCTGTTTGGTGGGAGTGTTCTCACTGGGCAAGCATGGGAGATAGTGCGTGACCTCCGCGATATGCATGAAGTCATAATCGCCGCCGTAGCACTTCCAGTTGCCGTCTTCTTGGTAGTCGGCCATGCCGAACCCTTCTTTTCCATCTATAGTGACGCCACGGACAAAGAAGCTGTTGGAGACCATCATTTCTCGACCGGTGCATTCGTGGCCGGTGCTGGGCTGCGCGTCCTTGACGCTAGTCCATCCGCCGGCAGCGCGGCGGCGCAGTTCTTGGGTAAGATCGGAGTAGCGCTTAATCGCGCCATTTGCGGCTTTAAGCGCCTCGCTGACTTCGCAGTAGCCTACATATACTCTAGCGGCGGACAGGTTTCCCGCGCGCAGATTGGCAAGCGTGATATCTTCGTAAGGCGACTGCTGAGGCTCGTTGCCAGCAGCGACGGTGGACCGCAGGTCAGACAGCGCAATGGCCAGCTTTTCGATGTGGTCTGCCGCTTCGAGGTCCAGTGCAGGTGGCTGGACGACAGTTTGACCGGCGACGGTACGGAGCCTGTAAATTAGATCTTGGCTATCTAATGGTAGGGCCGGATTGGTGCGAGGATAGAGATTGGTCATAAAGTTTGTCGTGTAACGATTTTAAGCCGTGACCAACAGCACGAGGTAGGTGCTGCTGGCGGCCATAATGGCGAGCATCACCAAATCAAGGATCAGTTCTTTATTCACGGGTCAGGCTCGGCTTGGGGTTGGAAATGGCCACGCTGCCGGAGGTATGACTCGCGTTTTCTTGACGGTGACAGAAGGTCCGGCTGTGGACGGTTCCGGCGTGCCCGCTGGTGGCTTGCGCGTCAGAGTCAGCGTTTTGCGTACGGGCGCCTCGTCGCTTGCGGCATCTGGCATCGCGACGTCCATAGCGTCCAAAGTGCGCTCAGCCAAGTCAGTACGCTTGTCATAGAGGCCAGCGCTCAGCTGCTCAGACACGACAATATCCATCAGCAGCAGCTGCACCTCGGCCATCGGCGCGTTGTCGATAAATTTGCAGACGGCCTCGTCACTGAAGTTGCCCCCAAAGTCCTCTGGATTAAACAGGTGGCCTATGAGGTCGTCAGGGAACGTGCAGTTATTGTTATAGTCCCTGAGCAGCAGCTTCGTTAATTCGCGCAGCAACTGCGTGGACATGCCGTGTTTCTGTGCCCGGCCGCGAATGGCGAGATAGAGATTGGTGCGGCGGGTCGTCGCGGCGGCGACCGATTCCTTCGCTTCAGGTTTGGATGGGACATGCGCATCAACCTTTGCTGTGTCCTGGACCGCGATCTGTTGATCGGGTGCGGACGCGTCAGCTTGGTCCGTCACGGGAGGTTGTTGCGCTTCCGCGAGGCAGGCCCCCGCGGCTTCAAGCGCTGCTTGTACGGCAGCGCGTGAGTACAGGGCGGCAAGCCCACTGGCTTCCTTGAGGTAGCCGATTGCCGGAGGCATATCGTCGGCGCGCAGGTACGTAGCGACGTTGCCTTCCATTTTGGTTTTCGGGTTCACTCGTTTGAACGTGTATAGCGGCGTGCCCATCCCTACCTCATCAAATCCTGCCACGAAGATTCGGTTGTAAAAGGGCCGGCACGCGTCGCCTTCAAATACGGGAATACCGGCTTTGCGTGCCTGGACTTCGACGGACGCCTGGCGTTTTTCTTCGTTCGCTTGATGCGCCTTGCCTTTGTCAGCAAAGCAGTTCGGATCGGTGCAGACGTCTGCACCAATGCCTTGGAACACCTCGGGCTGGTTACCGGCGCGCTTAGGGCATGCCGTGCAGCTGCCAGCTTCGGGTAGCAGCTTGGCATCCTTGATCGGGAACGCGGCTTTCTTCAGGTTGAGCATGTAGCGCTCTTGAATCCAGTCTTTTGCCTCTCGGACGGACATCGCCCCGGCCTTGCCGCGCGGCGTCATGATCTCGTCAAGTGCGCGGTTTTGGAGCTCTGGTACGGGGATGCGTGCGACGAGTAGCGCGGTAGATGCGGGCAGCGCTTCCTTGTCGGCCATGAACAGTTCGCGCGCCTTCAGCGACAGCGCGCAAAGTTTCAGGCTGGCGTAAATATACGCCTTGCTCTTCTTCGTGATTTTCATCAACTCTGGCACGCCGAAATTAAAGGCTTGCATCAATGCCTGATAGCTATCCGCTTCCTCCAGCGGATGTGGGTCCTCGCGCTGGATGTTCTCCAGCAGTCGAATTTCTGCTGCTTGCTGGTCATTAAGACGCTTCACGATTACCGGTGCGATGGCAAGCTTGGCGATGATGGCGGCGCGGAACCGACGTTCGCCCGCCACGATTTCAAAGCGCTGCGGATGCTGCGAGGTAATTGGAACTGGGCGAATAACTATCGGCTGCAGCACGCCCACAGACAGCATGCTTTCGGCCAACTCGTTAAGGGTCTGCTCGTTGAACCACTTGCGGTTGTCGGGCGACACGCGGAGTTCGTACAGCGGTTGGAATTGATAGCCCTCGGTCACGAGTTCGTCAACGACAATGACTCGGTCGGCTGGCATGGGCACAATGGGTGCAGGAAGTACGACAAGTTTCGACATGGTTCGGGCTTTCAGTTAATCGCGGTCGTTGGCCGCGAGGCTTTTGAAATCGATCTGTTGGGGGCTGGATTTGCGACGTGGCGGCTTGCGGGCGTAAGTGCGAACGGCGACGCCCAAGGTGGGATGGCTCAATGCCGTCTCCAGCGGCGCCGCGATGCGCAACGCCTTACGTGCTGCTTCGAGGCTCGCGCGGTCGGGTTCGGCCGGGCGCACGCTGATAGCGCAAGGCGTTTCGCCCTGCTTGTGCGCGGCAGCTTCATAGGCTTCGATGCTGCTTGCTGCCTTCGTCTGGTAGGTCAGCGTCGTGGCCGCAGTGCGGACCATTACGCAGAAATCGTTGAGTAAACGCTGTTGGCTTTCGACGGCGCACCGCAGATCATCAGCAGTGTCACCTGATGCCCGCCGTTCCCGCTAGCGCGAAGCAATTCGACGGCATTACTGGCCGCGACAGCAACTGCGACGAACGACGATGCGACCGCTGCTGCACACTCCGCAAGTGCGAGTGGGGCAATGTGGTCAGCGGAAGTCATGCGGGCACCTGAGGTTGGATCGGCGCTTGACCATGTGCAGACGTCTGCACACGTTGAACGGGCGGATTAAGTTTGCGTGCTGCGATGTAGGCATGGCCTGTGAGCCCTGCATAGGGATCGTCCACACACCGAATCACGCGGACACGGTCACTTATAGAAGTTTTGGAGCCTGCACTATTCATTCAGTCCTCTCAGACGGTTAAGTTGCCTGAGACAAACTATAGCAAATGATAGGCTTTATGGACAAGCAAATGCTAGGTTTATCTAAATCATTTGCTAGGACTTTTTTGGAATAAAGGCACGCTGAATCGTGCGCGTTTGGATATATAGAAAAAAAGCCCGCTCAAGGCGGGCTAGATCGGAACGCACTAAGTGCTAACGTGGGACGCCAGCAGTAGAGCAGTCGGCACTCTCCACTTGCTTCCAAATTTTGTAATTCGCGTCGTCTTTCGCCTGAAGGTATGCTGCCGTTACCAAGCCGGCCTGGACACAGCGGTCCATTGGGGTGCCTGAAGCTTTAGCAATCTCGTACTGAGCAACCGAGTCAGCCGCCACCTGATTATGAATGTCTCCGAGTTGTTTTGCTGCTTGCTTCTCCAGTCCGCCGCCGAAGTAGAACCAAAGTACGCCGACCGCAACTAAGCCACCGAATATTGCAGAGGTGGTGTTGGTTTTATTCTTCGGTTTAACCCCACATTGCGGGCAGGTTTTAGCTTCGCTGCTGATCTTCGTCCCGCACTCGTGGCACGCTTGTAACGCCATTTTTTTCCTCTTTGGTGGGCACGCAGGGACAATCCCTATATGCACGATAATAGTGACTGGATGATATCAAAATTTCCAAAGGGAAATGTAACCAAATGTCACACTATTATGCAAAAAAATGTCCGCATTTGCGGACAGGAGGGGTACTTCAGCGTCGCCGTGCTTTACGGCGATGCTCTGCCATGACACCGATAATTCTTAATTGTTCAGTATCGCTGCGCAACGTGGGATAGTCATCATTAAGGGGCGCGAGTTCAAAAACCTCCTTGCCGTCCTTGTCGATCCCGCGAGGTCGGTACTTCTTGAAAGTTGCCTCTTCGCGGCCGTTTTTAGCAGCGACATATTCGCCTGGCCTTGGCTCCCATTCTGGTTCGATTACCACAATGTCGCCGGGCATAAACTCCGGGGACATGGAGTGTCCTTCTATCACAAGGGCAAATGCCCATTGCGAGTAAGTCTCGTCGGTGAAGATGGCGGCGAAGCCGTCGCCCACCTCATACGGTTGAGTTATTTCCTTCAAAGCACCTGCCTGTATCGCCGAAATTACGGGTATTACCCTTTTTCCTAACGCGGCCGCTGCCACGTTGATGTCGAATTCCTCTTTCCGCTCAGAAAGAGGCGGTAATTTACCACTAATTACTTCGGGCGTGGACTCCACTTTGTCGAGCGACAGTGGAGCTAGTCCCGCTGCCTTTTCCATGGCTCTTGCGGCCTTTTCACCGAAATTTTTGCCTCCTCGATATTTTTCCGATAGCACTTGCGACAGGCGGGCTTCGTCAATGCCGAACTGACGGGCGAACGCCGCGACATTACCTTCCGTGCAACGGTTGATTTCGGCTCTGAGGTTCTTGCGGCGGATTGAATTCATGTCCATGTCGGGATTAAAAACGAAATTTAGCATTTGCGACACTATCAGTTGCTTGACCATATACCTATCAGTTGCTAAAGTTGCGGCATGAAAAAACTTCTCGACTATCTAAACAAAATGCCGGTAGCTGATCAGGAAAGTTTTGCAAAGCGATGCTCAACTACAGTCGGCTACCTTCGTCAGATCGCTTACGGACATCGTGAGTGTCAACCTGCGCTCGCTATAAACATAGAGCGTGAATCACAGCGCGCCTTGCTGTGTGAAGAACTTTGCCCGCTCGGCGTTGATTGGGCGTACATCCGCGCAGAGCGCCGTCAAGGTCGTGAGCGGCGAACGGTCCCGGAACGGCGGATGCCAGCTGTTGGCGAGAAAAGCGGAACGGGCACGAGCTAAAGCCGTGCCCGCATCAGCAGGGATTCAGGTCGCTGTGCAGCTGACGTACTTGAGACTTTAATCCTCATAAGATTTTTTTGAAACCATAATTTTTTGGAAATTGTATGGATCTCCGTAAAGCAGTAGTGAAGATGGTGAATTCCGTGAATGGAGGGTGGACGGTCGTCGCCGCCCACTTGGGCATGACGGAAAACGCCTTGCGTAACCGCGTGTATGAAACAAAGGGGCAGCAACTGTCTGATAACGACAAGCTAGCATTGCAGGACTTGTCCGGGACCACACATTTCGTTGAGGCCTTTGCCGCTGCAAGCGGCGGCACCTTCGTGCGCTTGCCCGATATGGGTAAGCTGGAGCACGACTCTGTGCATGTGATGTTTAACCAGATGTACTCGCAGCTGGGGGAGCATTTCAAGCTCTTTATGGCAGCTGTAGAAGATGGCGTGATCGACTCAGCTGAACGAAAAGATATTCAGGCCCACGGCGCGGAACTCCATCGCACGGTGGCGCAATTGCAAGCGCTCATGTTGGGCATGTATAGCCGCGACACTGGCGAAGTAAAGGTTGGTTCGCACGCGGAGGCGGCCCATGCATAACTTCGAACTTCCACGCCGCAGCAGCACGCCTTTCCTGTTCCTGCGCGCACTACACAATATTGGCAGCGAAGCCTCGGTGCAGGATCTGATGCGCGTGCGTAACTGGCGTGGCAAGGCCGACGCTTTCCGCGTGGACGTGGTCGAGCGCCTGAAGCGCTGCCGCCTGATCGATGTCACCGGCGATTGGTTGGTCCTGACCAAGCAGGGCCTGGACTATTTGGGCGTGGCGCCAGTCGTATCCGGCCCACCGCCTGAGCCAGTCGGCGCACCGTACGCCGGAACCAAGAACCCCCTGAATCTGTCTCGCCACTGCGCACCGCGGCCTATTCGCGCCGGCGCGCTGGACTATATGAAACTGCCTTCTCGCATCGGCGTTGAGTCCGTTGCCTACAAAGGGCAGATCGCCGCCAGCGCGATAGCTGGCTCCGTCACATAGGAATTATCCCTCTCAATATGAACTACTACCCACATCACATCGGTGATTTCAATAGCTCGACCCGGCACCTGACGCGCATGGAGCGCGGCATTTTCCGAGACATGCTTGATCTGTATTACGAGAAGGAACGCCCATTGCCCGCCGACGAACGAACACTGTTTCGCCGCCTGCTGGTGATTTCGCCCGAAGAAGTCGAGGCAGCGCAGCAAGTGCTGGCCGACTTCTTTACACTCACGGACGAAGGATGGTTCAACGAGCGCTGCGCAGCGGTCATTGCCGACTACCATGCGAATCTGAAAGCAGCAGCAGCTGGTGGGCGCGCGCGCGCTTGGGCGGCCGAAGAAAAGCGTCTGCGTGCGGATATCAAGGTTGGTGACATTGTCAGTGCTGAGCGGCGCCTGCTGGAATTTGTAGAGCGCTTCGATGACTCGCCTGAAACCGTAGCCATGACCGAACTGCTGGCCAGCTTGAAGCGTCCGCCGCAAACTGGATTCGACTTTGAACCGGTAAAGAACCGCGATGCAACCGCGATTGATGCGCGGTACAACCCCGGTTCGGATGTGATCGAACCGCAAGCGAACCGCGATGCAACCGCGATTGATCCGCGTTTATCAAACGCTGAAGCCAACCAAAACCAAAACCAAAACCATAACCAAAACCAAGTTAACACCCCAACACCGTCAACACAGAGCGAAGACCCCGCGCGCGGGGCGGTGGCCCTCAGCATCGAGTTTCGCAAGCACGGCGTGAAAACTCAGCCGGCAGACCCTCGCTTGCTCGAAATGGCTTCGCAGGGAGTCACGGCTGAGACGGTCGCGGCAGCGTGCGAGGAGGCGAAGCGCACAAAACCGGACGGTTTGAACCTGGGCTACGTCAAGGGCATCTTGGAGCGCTGGTCGCGTGAAGCCGCCACGATCAGCGTGGCAGGGGCGCGGCCACAGGGCCGGCAGCCCGTAGGCGGTGTAACGGCTGCGCGAGCAGCAACGATTGCAGGATTGACGGGAGGAGGCGTGCATGGTGCAGCCGGCTACATCATCGACATCGACACACCAACCGCTGCCCATCAGCTGGGTTGAATCGCTGTTCAAACGCATGTCGTGGGCATACGGCTCCCGATTCGCGGACATGTGGGCAGGTGTCGATCCGGTGGAGTTGAAGCAGTATTGGGCGCATAGGCTGGGTGAACTGTCGAACGCGGAATTGACGACCGGATACCGGATGTTGGAGTCGCGCGATTGGCCGCCGACGCTGCCGGAATTCATCAAGTTGTGCCGGCCGAATCTCGATCCTGAAGTCGCGTTCTATGAGGCGCTGGAGCAGGGGCGAAAGCGGGAGTTGGGCAATCCGAATGAGCCAGACGTTTGGTCGCATGCGGCGATTTACTGGGCGTGGGTGAAGATTGGAGCGTTCGCGATAGCGAATCAGGGGTATCAGGTGCTGCGGCAGCGGTGGATGGAAGTGTTGAGGGAATACGCGGACGATCCGAATTTGCCTCCGGTGCCGGTGAAGCGGCAAGAGCTAGGGGCGCCTGGCAAGACACGGCTGCAACCTGAGCGGGCGAGAGAGTTGCTGGCGCAGCTGCGCGTCAAGTCGATGCCGATGCGCTCAGGCTTGCGGCAGACGGACTGGGCCGATGCCGTGCTGGAGCGGCACGAACGAGGTGAAAACGTCAGCATCGCAGCGCTGGAATTTGCGCAGCAGGCAAAAGGGCTCAGGCCATAACGAATACGAATGAACGGGTTGAAAGGAAGTTGTAATGGGTGCAGTGCTGGAGATTGACGGCTTGGTGTTTGTCGAAGAAAAGGCGGACGTGTTGGGGAAACCTGTCGCGCCTGTGCGCACGCACGGCCTGCCGCCGATGGCGCAGCGTGAATTTCACGCCCGCATGGAGAACTGGCGTCGCGTGGTGATGGGCGGCGGCGGATCATCGGCGGCCGTGTGCGCCAGTTGGGCACGCTGGTATGTCGCGCTTCGCACCTCCGAGGCGCCGCCACATCAGGACGTGCTGGACGAGAAGTACAAGCCACCACGTCCGCTGGTTTCGGCCGATGAATTGGATGGTTGGCTCGTTGAGGAGGCTTACCGCAAGCTTGGCGATTTCAACGACCGCATGGCGTTGAAGTGCCGCCACATTTACGTCTTCGATGACGCAAGAACTCGCACTCGTCTCAAGGGCGTCCGTGGATCGCATGTGCGCCTTGTGATCGCTCGCGCAGAAAATAATTTGAAAACGATCTTGAAAAGTTTTGAATAGCCGAATACCATTCGGTCTTCAACTTGCCTGCCGGGGTGTCCCGTGCCTACAGCCGATTAGGCGTCTCCTTGATGGAGGCGTTTGTTCGTCTGTAGTATGAGACCGATAAAGCCTAGTCAAATATTGACTGGGCTTTTTTCTTGATGTTCCGCTTCATGACGATACAATCGGTGTTCTTAATCACCGAGGAAAATCATGGACAAAACCGAATTTGAAGCGCTAAGAAAGCGGGTCGTAAGTCAGGTGAAGCTTGCTCCGCGATATGAAACAATGCTCTTGAACGTTCTGGGCAACTTAGTCGGAAGAATGCAGGCTGACGCGGGTGTTGATGACAGGTATATTTCCGCCGATTGGGGAAAGTACGAAAATGGCGGTTTAGATTTTATTCTGGCATTTAAATTCGATGATATGGAGCTTCAGACCGATCTGCTGCCGTTGAGAGTCGAGGTCGGCATACGTATGCAACTCCTGCCCCAAGATAAGATCTTGCGATTTAGTTTTAAGAATGAGGTGCGAACAGTCGATCTGCGGTCTGATGAGACTGAGATTTCGCAACCGCTTCAACCAGTAATTGATATCGTCGACGAAATAGTGAAGCGTGAGGTTCATGCATTCTTTGTATAGGTATCCACGGTAAGATGGACTTATATATAGCCCGCGTCTCGCGGGCTTTTTTTTTCGGCCGTGGCCATGAGCACGGCGGCGTTGGGCGATAACCTAAAGCGCAAGAATTCTCAATGACGAAAGGTGGTGATCTGTCTCAATCCGCTGTAAAGCGGTGGATACAAGCTGCGTTTCTCCTTTGCCCGGTCCTCCGGGCTTTTTTATTCCAGTAGTGCAGACGTCTGCACAAGGGTGCGTATGGACATCTCAGTACAGACAAACTTGCCGCAGATCCAGCGCCAGTTTGGTGCGCTCATCGACAAGCAGTTGCCCTTTGCTACAGCCACGGCACTGACCGCGCTGGGCAAGCATGTGCAGGCGGACGAGAAGAAGCAATTCAGCCGCGTGCTGGACAGGCCTACGCCGTTCACGCTG from Duganella dendranthematis encodes:
- a CDS encoding YmfL family putative regulatory protein produces the protein MDLRKAVVKMVNSVNGGWTVVAAHLGMTENALRNRVYETKGQQLSDNDKLALQDLSGTTHFVEAFAAASGGTFVRLPDMGKLEHDSVHVMFNQMYSQLGEHFKLFMAAVEDGVIDSAERKDIQAHGAELHRTVAQLQALMLGMYSRDTGEVKVGSHAEAAHA
- a CDS encoding DUF4224 domain-containing protein — translated: MNYLTANELAELIECKPNQRSKMVSWLTSNRWKFEVGSTGLPRVARAYHDRKLGIIETKVTIKHAEAPNLTAFA
- a CDS encoding YdaU family protein, which produces MNYYPHHIGDFNSSTRHLTRMERGIFRDMLDLYYEKERPLPADERTLFRRLLVISPEEVEAAQQVLADFFTLTDEGWFNERCAAVIADYHANLKAAAAGGRARAWAAEEKRLRADIKVGDIVSAERRLLEFVERFDDSPETVAMTELLASLKRPPQTGFDFEPVKNRDATAIDARYNPGSDVIEPQANRDATAIDPRLSNAEANQNQNQNHNQNQVNTPTPSTQSEDPARGAVALSIEFRKHGVKTQPADPRLLEMASQGVTAETVAAACEEAKRTKPDGLNLGYVKGILERWSREAATISVAGARPQGRQPVGGVTAARAATIAGLTGGGVHGAAGYIIDIDTPTAAHQLG
- a CDS encoding helix-turn-helix domain-containing protein; the protein is MKKLLDYLNKMPVADQESFAKRCSTTVGYLRQIAYGHRECQPALAINIERESQRALLCEELCPLGVDWAYIRAERRQGRERRTVPERRMPAVGEKSGTGTS
- a CDS encoding zinc-ribbon domain-containing protein, translated to MALQACHECGTKISSEAKTCPQCGVKPKNKTNTTSAIFGGLVAVGVLWFYFGGGLEKQAAKQLGDIHNQVAADSVAQYEIAKASGTPMDRCVQAGLVTAAYLQAKDDANYKIWKQVESADCSTAGVPR
- a CDS encoding ParB/RepB/Spo0J family partition protein; the protein is MSKLVVLPAPIVPMPADRVIVVDELVTEGYQFQPLYELRVSPDNRKWFNEQTLNELAESMLSVGVLQPIVIRPVPITSQHPQRFEIVAGERRFRAAIIAKLAIAPVIVKRLNDQQAAEIRLLENIQREDPHPLEEADSYQALMQAFNFGVPELMKITKKSKAYIYASLKLCALSLKARELFMADKEALPASTALLVARIPVPELQNRALDEIMTPRGKAGAMSVREAKDWIQERYMLNLKKAAFPIKDAKLLPEAGSCTACPKRAGNQPEVFQGIGADVCTDPNCFADKGKAHQANEEKRQASVEVQARKAGIPVFEGDACRPFYNRIFVAGFDEVGMGTPLYTFKRVNPKTKMEGNVATYLRADDMPPAIGYLKEASGLAALYSRAAVQAALEAAGACLAEAQQPPVTDQADASAPDQQIAVQDTAKVDAHVPSKPEAKESVAAATTRRTNLYLAIRGRAQKHGMSTQLLRELTKLLLRDYNNNCTFPDDLIGHLFNPEDFGGNFSDEAVCKFIDNAPMAEVQLLLMDIVVSEQLSAGLYDKRTDLAERTLDAMDVAMPDAASDEAPVRKTLTLTRKPPAGTPEPSTAGPSVTVKKTRVIPPAAWPFPTPSRA
- a CDS encoding LexA family protein; this translates as MVKQLIVSQMLNFVFNPDMDMNSIRRKNLRAEINRCTEGNVAAFARQFGIDEARLSQVLSEKYRGGKNFGEKAARAMEKAAGLAPLSLDKVESTPEVISGKLPPLSERKEEFDINVAAAALGKRVIPVISAIQAGALKEITQPYEVGDGFAAIFTDETYSQWAFALVIEGHSMSPEFMPGDIVVIEPEWEPRPGEYVAAKNGREEATFKKYRPRGIDKDGKEVFELAPLNDDYPTLRSDTEQLRIIGVMAEHRRKARRR